In Rhizobium sp. WSM4643, the following are encoded in one genomic region:
- a CDS encoding ABC transporter permease, whose translation MRIVTPRVSLAFRLALRELRGGIRGFYIFLACIALGTGAIAAVNSVSQSITDTIASQGQELLAGDVRFELNNREATPQEIGFLEGLGTLSVSTGLRSMARKPDGSDQALVEVKAVDEAYPLYGKFVAEPDYPLAALLSSQSGTYGAVAAPLLLDRLGLAVGDELLLGNVKLSITGTVKTEPDALSEGFGFAPRLLVSRQALQASGLIQTGSLVEHAYKIRLNDKGAMSGIQARASKEFPAAGWAIRTSDRAAPSLTENITRFSQFLTLVGLTALIVGGVGVANAVRAFLDSKRTTIATFKCLGAPAQVVVLIYLFQIAIIALGGILIGLVIGALSPMFAAQFLAQFLPVSTAPTLYPGALLLATLFGILTTLAFAILPLGHAREVPATALFREQGFEARRLPSWPYILLAALFMAGLAGLAILTAYDRFIAVVFVGAIVFAFVVLRLVAALIAWLARRSPRVNSPALRLAIGNIHRPGALTPSVVLSLGLGLALLVTLTLIDGNLRRQLTGRMNEGAPNFFFVDIQSAEVDAFRDLVQAQAPQGKLVEVPMLRGRIIAFNGEDVTKMNVPAAGRWVLNGDRGITYAETLPENAALTEGKWWDKDYSGEPLVSFSSEEAHELGLKIGDTVTVNVLGRNITAKIASLRRVEWESLSINFVMVFSPNTFRGAPHAWLATLTDPSSTPAEDAAILKSVTNTYPTITSVRVKDAIDIVNQLVAQLATAIRAAASVALIASILVLAGALAAGNRARTHDAVVLKTLGATRAMLIRAFSYEYLILGLATAIFALIAGGVAAWFIVARIMRLPSTFLPDVAGLTLVTALILTVGIGLIGTWRILGQKAAPVLREL comes from the coding sequence GCGAGCTGCGCGGCGGCATCCGCGGCTTCTACATCTTCCTTGCCTGCATCGCGCTCGGCACCGGCGCCATTGCCGCCGTCAATTCCGTTTCGCAGTCGATCACCGACACGATCGCCTCGCAGGGGCAGGAGCTGCTGGCCGGCGACGTCCGCTTCGAACTCAACAACCGCGAAGCCACGCCTCAGGAAATCGGTTTCCTCGAAGGCCTCGGCACCCTTTCAGTGTCGACAGGCCTGCGCTCGATGGCCCGCAAGCCCGACGGTTCCGATCAGGCGCTGGTCGAGGTCAAGGCCGTCGATGAAGCCTACCCGCTCTACGGCAAGTTCGTGGCCGAGCCGGACTATCCGCTTGCAGCGCTGCTTTCCAGCCAAAGCGGCACCTATGGCGCGGTCGCAGCGCCCCTCCTTCTCGATCGGCTCGGGCTTGCCGTCGGCGACGAGTTGCTGCTCGGCAACGTCAAGCTCAGCATCACCGGCACGGTGAAGACCGAGCCGGATGCGCTGTCGGAAGGTTTTGGCTTTGCGCCGCGTCTGCTCGTCAGCCGCCAGGCGCTCCAAGCCTCCGGACTGATCCAGACCGGAAGCCTGGTCGAACATGCCTACAAGATCAGGCTGAACGACAAGGGCGCGATGTCGGGCATCCAGGCGCGCGCCTCCAAGGAATTCCCCGCCGCCGGCTGGGCGATCCGCACCAGCGACCGTGCCGCGCCCTCGCTCACTGAGAACATCACCCGCTTCTCGCAGTTCCTGACCCTGGTCGGCCTCACCGCACTGATCGTCGGCGGCGTCGGTGTCGCCAATGCGGTGCGCGCCTTCCTCGATTCCAAGCGCACCACCATCGCCACCTTCAAATGTCTCGGTGCGCCGGCGCAGGTCGTCGTTCTGATCTACCTCTTCCAGATTGCCATCATCGCTCTCGGCGGCATCCTGATAGGCCTCGTCATCGGCGCCCTGTCGCCGATGTTCGCCGCCCAGTTTCTGGCGCAATTTCTACCGGTCTCGACTGCGCCGACCCTTTATCCCGGCGCCCTGCTGCTCGCTACGCTCTTCGGCATCCTGACGACGCTCGCCTTCGCCATCCTGCCGCTCGGCCACGCCCGCGAAGTGCCGGCGACGGCCCTCTTTCGCGAGCAAGGCTTCGAGGCCCGTCGCCTGCCTTCCTGGCCCTATATTCTGCTTGCCGCCCTGTTCATGGCCGGCCTTGCCGGCCTTGCCATCCTTACCGCCTATGACCGCTTCATCGCCGTCGTCTTCGTCGGCGCGATCGTCTTCGCCTTCGTCGTCCTGCGCCTCGTCGCGGCGCTGATCGCCTGGCTCGCGCGCCGGAGCCCGCGCGTCAATTCGCCGGCGCTGCGGCTGGCGATCGGCAACATCCACCGCCCCGGCGCACTGACGCCCTCGGTCGTCCTCTCGCTCGGCCTTGGCCTGGCATTGCTGGTAACCCTGACGCTGATCGACGGGAACCTGCGCCGGCAGCTGACCGGCCGGATGAACGAGGGTGCGCCGAACTTCTTCTTTGTCGATATCCAGAGCGCCGAGGTCGATGCCTTCCGCGATCTCGTCCAGGCGCAGGCGCCGCAGGGCAAGCTCGTCGAGGTGCCGATGCTGCGCGGCCGGATCATCGCCTTCAACGGCGAGGACGTCACCAAGATGAACGTGCCGGCAGCCGGCCGCTGGGTGCTGAACGGCGACCGCGGCATCACCTATGCCGAAACCCTGCCGGAGAACGCCGCCCTCACCGAAGGCAAATGGTGGGACAAGGATTACAGCGGCGAGCCGCTCGTCTCCTTCTCCTCGGAAGAGGCGCATGAGCTCGGCCTCAAGATCGGCGATACGGTCACCGTCAACGTGCTCGGCCGCAACATCACCGCGAAGATCGCCAGTCTGCGCCGCGTCGAGTGGGAATCGCTGTCGATCAATTTCGTCATGGTCTTCTCGCCGAATACCTTCCGCGGCGCCCCGCATGCGTGGCTGGCGACCCTGACCGATCCCTCTTCGACACCGGCCGAAGATGCCGCGATCCTCAAATCGGTCACCAACACCTATCCGACGATCACCAGCGTGCGCGTCAAGGACGCGATCGATATCGTCAACCAGCTGGTCGCACAGCTGGCGACCGCGATCCGCGCCGCTGCCTCCGTCGCCCTCATCGCCTCGATCCTCGTCCTTGCCGGCGCGCTTGCCGCCGGAAACCGGGCGCGCACCCACGACGCGGTGGTGCTGAAGACGCTCGGCGCCACGCGCGCCATGCTGATCCGCGCCTTCAGCTACGAATATCTGATCCTCGGCCTCGCAACTGCGATCTTCGCGCTGATCGCCGGCGGGGTTGCCGCCTGGTTCATCGTCGCCCGCATCATGCGGCTACCCTCGACCTTTCTACCCGACGTGGCCGGACTGACGCTTGTGACCGCGCTCATCCTAACCGTCGGCATCGGCCTGATCGGTACCTGGCGCATCCTTGGGCAGAAGGCGGCCCCCGTTTTGCGCGAGCTTTGA
- a CDS encoding Bax inhibitor-1/YccA family protein, with protein MADLRNYQSRVQTGEMIDQGLRAYMLKVYNLMALGLAITGVAAYLSFQLAFANGELTAFGQAIYVSPLKWVVILAPLALVFFLSFRINTMTVAAAQTTFAVYAALVGLSLSSIFLIYTGQSVVQTFFVTAASFGALSLYGYTTKRNLSAMGSFLIMGLFGLIIASLVNIFLASSAVQFAISVLGVLIFAGLTAYDTQRIKELYLEADDVAVAGRKAIMGALTLYLDFINLFMFLLQFMGNRK; from the coding sequence ATGGCTGATCTTCGTAACTATCAAAGCCGCGTTCAGACCGGCGAGATGATTGATCAAGGCCTGCGCGCTTATATGCTCAAGGTCTACAACCTGATGGCGCTGGGCCTGGCGATCACCGGTGTGGCCGCATATCTGTCGTTCCAACTCGCCTTCGCCAATGGCGAACTGACCGCTTTCGGTCAGGCGATCTATGTGAGCCCGCTGAAGTGGGTGGTCATTCTGGCGCCGCTGGCTCTGGTGTTCTTCCTGAGCTTCCGGATCAATACGATGACGGTGGCCGCCGCCCAGACGACCTTTGCGGTCTATGCCGCGCTCGTCGGCCTGTCGCTCTCGTCGATCTTCCTGATCTATACGGGCCAGAGCGTCGTGCAGACCTTCTTCGTCACCGCCGCCTCCTTTGGCGCGCTGTCGCTTTACGGCTACACGACGAAGCGTAACCTGTCGGCGATGGGCTCGTTCCTGATCATGGGTCTGTTCGGCCTGATCATCGCTTCGCTGGTCAACATCTTCCTGGCGTCATCCGCCGTGCAGTTCGCGATCTCGGTACTCGGCGTGCTGATCTTCGCAGGCCTCACCGCCTATGATACGCAACGGATCAAGGAATTGTACCTGGAAGCCGATGACGTCGCCGTCGCCGGCCGCAAGGCGATCATGGGCGCGCTGACGCTCTATCTCGACTTCATCAACCTCTTCATGTTCCTGCTGCAGTTCATGGGCAACCGTAAATAA
- a CDS encoding GNAT family N-acetyltransferase gives MSFLLRDATQADIPAIADIYRESVLNGVASYEIVPPSEAELAQRFAAIVSQQYPYIAAVDADGTLLGYAYASAFRTRPAYRWLVEDSIYLAPEVRGRGIGKALLAELIDRCTGLGFRQMAAVIGGASPASIALHRAAGFEEVGLMKGTGYKHGRWLDTMFMQRALGEAMTSDPDPSVYPGTLFAG, from the coding sequence ATGTCCTTCCTCCTGCGCGATGCCACGCAAGCCGATATTCCCGCCATTGCCGATATCTATCGCGAATCCGTCCTGAACGGCGTCGCGAGCTATGAGATCGTACCGCCGTCCGAGGCCGAGCTGGCGCAACGTTTTGCGGCCATCGTCAGCCAGCAATATCCCTATATCGCCGCGGTCGATGCGGATGGAACCCTGCTCGGCTACGCCTATGCCTCGGCGTTTCGCACGCGTCCTGCCTATCGCTGGCTGGTCGAGGATTCGATCTATCTGGCGCCTGAGGTCCGCGGCCGGGGCATCGGCAAGGCGTTGCTTGCCGAACTGATCGACCGCTGCACCGGACTCGGTTTTCGTCAGATGGCAGCCGTCATCGGCGGCGCCAGCCCGGCCTCGATCGCGCTTCATCGCGCAGCCGGCTTCGAGGAAGTCGGTCTGATGAAGGGCACCGGCTATAAGCATGGCCGCTGGCTGGACACGATGTTCATGCAGCGCGCGCTCGGCGAAGCCATGACGAGCGATCCGGATCCGTCCGTCTATCCCGGCACGCTGTTTGCCGGCTGA
- a CDS encoding DUF2794 domain-containing protein produces the protein MTDQPDLRHGESRSVDNSSSVVVDLREYRQSKDPLPVTFHRRELDAILWIYGRMVGDGDWRDYAIDHLKDRAVFSVFKRSGEMPLFRIEKNPKLAAKQGAYSVINTNGTILKRGHELNQVLKVFDKALKLVDK, from the coding sequence ATGACAGATCAGCCGGATTTGCGACACGGCGAGAGCCGCTCCGTCGACAATAGTTCCTCAGTCGTCGTCGATCTCAGGGAATACAGACAAAGCAAGGATCCGCTTCCGGTGACCTTCCACCGGCGCGAGCTGGACGCGATCCTCTGGATCTACGGCCGGATGGTCGGTGATGGTGACTGGCGCGATTACGCCATTGATCATCTGAAGGACAGGGCGGTTTTTTCCGTTTTCAAGCGTTCCGGCGAAATGCCGCTCTTCCGCATCGAGAAAAACCCGAAGCTCGCCGCCAAGCAGGGCGCCTATTCCGTGATCAACACCAACGGCACCATCCTGAAGCGCGGTCACGAGTTGAACCAAGTGCTGAAGGTGTTCGACAAGGCCCTGAAGCTGGTCGACAAATAA
- a CDS encoding DUF1223 domain-containing protein yields the protein MSPRFLIPLIAGVVLSGPLQAEDGTPKGVVELFTSQGCSSCPPADAAFRKLVNQGDVIALAYHVDYWNYLGWADTLSSKENTERQYGYARTMGRSNVYTPQAIVNGRGHLAGADLNGINSKIDTFSSEGNGLTVPISAAMRGDELEIKIGAGQGKANVVMVYFDKEKTIDVEKGENSGKKISYLHSVTNVETVGMWDGKATSLTLPASVLQRPQLEGCAILLQSATADGDPAAILGATVVMAGKNI from the coding sequence ATGTCCCCCCGTTTTTTGATTCCGCTGATTGCCGGCGTTGTTCTCTCAGGCCCGCTGCAGGCCGAAGACGGTACGCCGAAAGGTGTCGTCGAACTCTTCACGTCTCAGGGCTGCTCCTCCTGTCCTCCCGCTGATGCCGCTTTCCGCAAGCTGGTGAACCAGGGCGATGTTATCGCGCTCGCCTACCATGTCGATTACTGGAACTATCTCGGCTGGGCCGATACGCTGAGCTCCAAGGAAAACACCGAGCGGCAGTACGGCTATGCCAGGACGATGGGCCGCAGCAACGTCTACACGCCGCAGGCGATCGTCAACGGACGCGGCCATCTGGCCGGCGCCGATCTGAATGGCATCAACAGCAAGATCGACACTTTTAGCAGCGAAGGCAACGGGCTGACCGTTCCGATCAGTGCCGCGATGCGCGGCGACGAGTTGGAGATCAAAATCGGCGCCGGACAGGGCAAAGCCAATGTCGTGATGGTCTATTTCGATAAGGAAAAGACGATCGATGTCGAAAAGGGCGAGAACAGCGGCAAGAAGATCTCCTATCTGCACAGCGTCACCAATGTCGAAACCGTCGGCATGTGGGACGGCAAGGCAACGAGTCTGACGTTGCCGGCAAGCGTCCTGCAGCGGCCGCAGCTTGAGGGCTGCGCCATCCTGCTGCAATCGGCGACCGCAGATGGCGACCCGGCTGCGATCCTTGGCGCGACCGTGGTGATGGCTGGCAAAAATATCTGA